GTTCTTCGGTGCCGCAACGAGTGCCATGTTCCCCGACTTGGTTAAGCCTGAGGAGCTGGAGAAGGCCAACTCCACCGTCAGCTCGTTCTCGATAATAGCCCGCCTCATAGGCCCGGCCCTCGGTGGCCTTATCTATGCCTTCGGTGGGATAAAGATTGCACTCTTTATAAATGCGACCAGTTTCTTTGGTTCCGGCCTCTTCGAGGCATTTATCCATTATGAATGGGAGACCCGCGAGATAGAGAGCATGGGCGAGGTCATACGGGACATTCGTGAGGGGCTCGCCTTTCTGAGGTCAAGCAGATATCTCATGGTGCTCATGGGGTTTGCACTCTTCATGAACGCGGTCGGGCAGCCTTTCGGTGCCGTCATAATGCCCTATGCATTCAGGGAGGTTCTCAAGTTCACGAGCCAGCAGTTCGGCCTTCTGGAGAGCTTCTTCATGGGCGGCATGCTCCTGGGGAACCTCATTGTGGCGGTGAAGCTCGGTAAAAATGCAGGGAGATTCTTCTTCAAGGCACTGGCATTCAACGGGACCATGATACTGGTGTTCATATGGGTGATCTCCCCTTGGGCTGGACTCTCAAGGGACGTCGCTTTCATGACCCTCGCCGGAGTTGGTGTGCTGTGGGGCGTGAGCAATGCGATAATAAACGTGCCCCTCAACGCCAAGATACAGCGCGCCGTACCAACGGAGCTCAGGAGCAGGGTTTTCTCGGCACTGGCGCTACTCATTAACCTCTCGACCCCTCTTGGCCTTGTGGCGGTTGGCCCGCTGCTGGATCGCTACGCGGCATGGTTGGTCTCATTAGGGATATGGATCATTCAGGCAGTTGTGGTGTTCTACTACTGGTATAGATATCGCAAAGTCCTCTTAGAGAATGTTGGAGACGTATCAACTAAAAAATGAGAATAAAAGGGCCGTAAAATTTTTAAATACTTGTTGTTACTTTTATCCGAAAACGTGGAGGGGGTGAGAGAATGGCGGCGGTGGACCTCGTGATGGACAAGATACTCACTGACATGCTCGAAATAGATGGAGTTATCGGCACCATCGTCGTGGACAAGGACGGTCTCGTCATAGAGTCAGCCATGAAGAAGAACCTCGACCGCGAGGCCATAGCCGGCGTTCTCCACGAGCTGGTTTCTGCAATCAAGCTCATCGGTGACCAGTTCGGGTCTGGGGAGCTCAAGGAAGCCATACTGGAGTACAAGAACGCTAGAACCTTCGTCAATCCAATTGGCGCGGACTACTACCTGATCGTGATAGGCGACTCCGAGCTCAACCTCGGCCGCATGAAGCTCGAGCTAAGGAAGGTTCTCCCCAAGCTCGAGGAGATGCTCTACTGACCCCCTCCACATTTATAGGGGGTGGAAGCGTGCCAATGAAACTCATACAGCTCCTCTGGGGCAGAGAAAAACCAGGGATCTACGAGATGGTCATCACCCAAGATGGTCTTAGTCTAGAAGGAAACGAAAAGCTAGGTGCCCACATCGAGGACATACTCCACTACGTGGAGAAAAAAGCCGAGGAAATAGGGCTTGAGAGGGACAAGATCGAGGTCTTCATTCGCAACGGAAACAAAACCATAGCCATAAAAAGAATAGGCGGCCTGGGCGTGGCCGTCGTCAGTTCTACCATTGAAGAGGCAGCAAGGGCACTGAAGGACGTCGAGAGCAGGGCCAACGACTTCCTCGAGGACAGGTACGTCGAAGCCATAGAGGAGTACCGCAGGTCTAAGTGATCTCCCTGAGCCTGCCCTCCCTCTTCTCTATAGCCCTGGCCATTAGGAAGAGCAGGTCGCTGAGCCTGTTGAGATAGACGAGGGCGTTCTTCCCGAGGCCATAATCCAGGACGAGCCTGGCAACCTTTCTCTCGGCCCTCCTCGCTATCGCCCTGCAGACGTCGAGTTTGGCGCTGGCTATCGTGGAGCCGGGCAGGACGAAGGCCCTGAGCTGGACCTCCCCCTCGTACCTACTAATAAGCCCCTCAAGCCACTCCACCTCTTCCTTCCCAACCTTAGCGTACTTTCCCCTGCTGGCAAGCTCTGCCATGAGATCGTAGAGCTGGACCTGAATCTTCTCGAGTATCTCCACCATCTCCTCTGGTACGTAGTGCTTTGCTTCCCCCAGAAAGCTGTCCAGTTCGTCTATCGTCCCGTTTGCTTCCATAACAGGCGAGAACTTCGCAACGCGATCGCTGGTGAAAAGGCCGGTTAGGCCCTTATCCCCTGTTTTCGTGGTTATGGACATTTTGACCACCCTGGAAACTAGGGTGCCGGGGCTTTTTAGCCTTTGTGGGCACTTTTGAACACCAAGGGTGATATCCGACTCCACAGGAGATGTGGAAAAACTTATTTATACATCAATGCCGTTTTTCTTTGGGTGGTTTATATGAAACGATGGGGACTCGCTTTAATTGCCCTGCTGGTATTGAGCCTAGTGCCGAGCGTCGCGTTTCACGCGGTCTCGGCGGCAACGACGACCGTTCAAATAAACCCCACCGACGACGCGTACGTCAAGGACACCGCTCCAGATTCAAACTACGGCTCCGATAGCAGTCTCTACGTTGGAACTTATTACAGGGACAATGCGAACGAGAGGGCTTACCTCAAATTCGACCTCTCCGGCATTCCGGACAACGCGGTCATAGTCAGCGCGACCCTCCACGCATACACCTATTGGGGCGCCTACTCAACCCCGGTAAACATAAGCGCCTACGCGGTTTCCGACGATTCCTGGACCGAGGACTCGATAACCTGGAACACCAAGCCTGCCGCCGGGGAACTTCTCGATAAGGATTTAGTCCCGGATTCAAACAAAAGGACGGATCCCGTGAGGCACTGGTCCGTCTGGAACGTGACGGACTTCGTTAAGGCAGAGTTCTCTGGCGACAAGGTGGTCAGCTTCGTCCTTGTCTCTGACGTCGAGGGCATCGTGACCGAGAGCATTGGCTACAACTCCAAGGAGAGCTCGTACGGAAACTATCCATACCTCGAGGTTGTCTACTACGTCCCCGAGGGGCCAAGCTATCAGCCCATCAGGGAGATAAGGGAGAACTGGGAGACCGGCAAGCAGGTCGTCACCAGCGGAATAGTCATAGGCACCAAGTACAACGGCTTCTTCATTCAGAACGGCACCGAACCCAACAGCGGCATCTACGTTTACACCGGGAGTACTCCCTCCGTGAAGGTCGGTGACGTCGTTCAGGTAAACGGAACCACCGCCGTTTGGAAGGGTCTCTACGAGATATCCAACCCGAGCTACAAGGTGGTTGGAAAGGCCGAACTTCCGGAGCCAGTAGTTCTCAAGGTGGGGGAGATCAACGATTCATACCAGAGCATGCTCGTTAGGCTGGAGTGGATCAGGGTCACCAGGGTCGATGGAAAGCTGATCACCATAGCCGACGACACTGGAAGCCTCGTCCTCTACGACTACTACGGGGTTATGGACGTCACCACGGGCAAGATACTGAAGTACCTTGACGGTATCGGCTACAAGTACAACGTTATGGAAGTCTACCCGCTCGATTACGAGCTTTACATTCCGTCGATAGGCATCTCCGAGGTCGGCAGGCCGGAGTACGCCATCAAGGGTGTCCCGATGAGGTTTAAGGTCACCGTCATTAACAACGGCGAGGTCGCCGACAACGTCACGGTTGTTCTCTACGCCAACGGCGTGAAGGTTGGAAACGTCACCCAGGAGATAGCTGTCAATGGAAGCGCCATCTACGAGCTCTCTTACGTCCCGACCGAGCTGGGAGCGCTGTCGATAGACATACAGGTCATCACCACCGACTGGGGCCTCATTGACGAGAGGATATACGACTACAAGGTGGTTCCGAATC
This Thermococcus cleftensis DNA region includes the following protein-coding sequences:
- a CDS encoding MFS transporter — translated: MGDRGSLGRNFWLFAIGRFISQLGWAVQEVALPLYVLDKTHSGGMMSLFVLADVIPSLIVMPFAGVVGDRYNRKRLMVWFDVLRGVLLFAVIAFNFLGIYQLLAIQVIMAVMGTFFGAATSAMFPDLVKPEELEKANSTVSSFSIIARLIGPALGGLIYAFGGIKIALFINATSFFGSGLFEAFIHYEWETREIESMGEVIRDIREGLAFLRSSRYLMVLMGFALFMNAVGQPFGAVIMPYAFREVLKFTSQQFGLLESFFMGGMLLGNLIVAVKLGKNAGRFFFKALAFNGTMILVFIWVISPWAGLSRDVAFMTLAGVGVLWGVSNAIINVPLNAKIQRAVPTELRSRVFSALALLINLSTPLGLVAVGPLLDRYAAWLVSLGIWIIQAVVVFYYWYRYRKVLLENVGDVSTKK
- a CDS encoding roadblock/LC7 domain-containing protein; its protein translation is MAAVDLVMDKILTDMLEIDGVIGTIVVDKDGLVIESAMKKNLDREAIAGVLHELVSAIKLIGDQFGSGELKEAILEYKNARTFVNPIGADYYLIVIGDSELNLGRMKLELRKVLPKLEEMLY
- a CDS encoding cob(I)yrinic acid a,c-diamide adenosyltransferase — encoded protein: MSITTKTGDKGLTGLFTSDRVAKFSPVMEANGTIDELDSFLGEAKHYVPEEMVEILEKIQVQLYDLMAELASRGKYAKVGKEEVEWLEGLISRYEGEVQLRAFVLPGSTIASAKLDVCRAIARRAERKVARLVLDYGLGKNALVYLNRLSDLLFLMARAIEKREGRLREIT
- a CDS encoding CBM96 family carbohydrate-binding protein encodes the protein MKRWGLALIALLVLSLVPSVAFHAVSAATTTVQINPTDDAYVKDTAPDSNYGSDSSLYVGTYYRDNANERAYLKFDLSGIPDNAVIVSATLHAYTYWGAYSTPVNISAYAVSDDSWTEDSITWNTKPAAGELLDKDLVPDSNKRTDPVRHWSVWNVTDFVKAEFSGDKVVSFVLVSDVEGIVTESIGYNSKESSYGNYPYLEVVYYVPEGPSYQPIREIRENWETGKQVVTSGIVIGTKYNGFFIQNGTEPNSGIYVYTGSTPSVKVGDVVQVNGTTAVWKGLYEISNPSYKVVGKAELPEPVVLKVGEINDSYQSMLVRLEWIRVTRVDGKLITIADDTGSLVLYDYYGVMDVTTGKILKYLDGIGYKYNVMEVYPLDYELYIPSIGISEVGRPEYAIKGVPMRFKVTVINNGEVADNVTVVLYANGVKVGNVTQEIAVNGSAIYELSYVPTELGALSIDIQVITTDWGLIDERIYDYKVVPNPNVIAYGLTPYYERLYSKEMETLTPLYENLTWTVNELQSCGVDLGDFAPRVQWIEESMGEIQRQYQLYDTLKGLLIKQNPYRNAYYYPVMVHIRKAAMLGRDVTEEINDVLPVLQAALAQVQPMCHPPAPANETEANPGNETVPGNETGTTPETNVTPTTNITLKVTKVLIDASHGQYYVKEAGVSYLVDKIQSELGWEVEINQLPLTYDLLRQYDVVIITDPKDDFTPAEIESLKKYVENGGGLFIAGEWYKYLNADNLNAIVGDYGITFNADELMDDDKNSGRPYYPFVGIYNKDHPVMKFVPDDWTMYYNGDTLTISGNAVWLIKGYDTSYSVDADGNVVRIKGTNPIIAAAVDLGTGRIVAYGSSKALSDSYYQKYIKSNWPFIKGALLWLAHQE